The following are from one region of the Treponema denticola genome:
- a CDS encoding LemA family protein, which yields MSKGLKIGLIIVAVVLVLAFSLYNFFVGTYNSIVKAEEGVKSAWSQVENVYQRRFDLIPNLVNTVKGYASHESKVFTDIAEARSKAGGVMQVSDEILNNPESFAKFQQAQSELGSALQRLLVITENYPELKANQNFMDLQTQLEGTENRIAVERKRYNEAVQSYNVYIRQFPRSIIANMNGFREKAYFKADDQASTAPKVNF from the coding sequence ATGAGTAAGGGTTTAAAAATCGGATTGATTATTGTGGCTGTTGTTCTTGTTTTGGCTTTCAGCTTATATAATTTTTTTGTAGGAACATATAATTCTATTGTTAAAGCAGAAGAAGGTGTAAAGTCTGCATGGAGTCAGGTAGAAAATGTTTATCAAAGACGTTTTGATTTAATTCCTAATTTGGTAAATACTGTAAAAGGCTATGCAAGCCATGAATCTAAGGTATTTACGGATATCGCAGAAGCAAGGTCAAAGGCCGGCGGGGTTATGCAGGTTTCCGATGAGATTTTAAATAATCCGGAATCCTTTGCAAAATTTCAACAGGCCCAAAGTGAACTTGGATCAGCCTTACAGCGTTTGTTGGTTATCACCGAAAACTACCCTGAATTGAAGGCAAATCAAAATTTTATGGATTTACAAACCCAGCTTGAAGGAACGGAAAACCGTATTGCCGTTGAACGTAAAAGATATAACGAAGCCGTTCAATCATACAATGTTTATATAAGACAATTCCCGCGTTCCATCATTGCAAACATGAACGGCTTTAGAGAAAAGGCTTATTTTAAGGCTGATGATCAAGCATCGACCGCTCCTAAAGTCAACTTTTAA
- a CDS encoding TPM domain-containing protein, with protein MQKDKILEKIIVLCFFIFYNFNSFGLAVPLLSGPVVDKAGILSRSEFEKIENFLLDLDRKSKVQIAVLIIPSLEGESIEDYSMQVAEEWKLGDKEKDSGALLVVAVKDKKLRIEVGYGLEENLTDSRSGQIIRNFIAPQFRSGNYGEGIYDGIKAMAAYASEDESLLKEIAVSDEDDEGGFPQALLFFLFVYLMISKFSPGGLFWIFYLLSRSGRAGRSFNGRSSSRGSFFGGSMGRSSGRGFSGGGFSGGGGSFGGGGASGGW; from the coding sequence ATGCAAAAAGATAAAATCTTAGAAAAGATAATTGTTTTATGTTTTTTTATCTTTTATAATTTTAATTCTTTCGGCTTAGCCGTTCCTTTGCTTTCCGGCCCTGTAGTTGATAAGGCCGGAATTCTTTCGAGGAGTGAATTCGAAAAAATAGAAAATTTTCTTTTGGATTTGGATCGAAAGTCTAAAGTGCAAATAGCGGTTCTGATAATTCCGTCCTTAGAAGGCGAATCTATCGAAGATTATTCTATGCAGGTTGCCGAAGAATGGAAGTTGGGTGATAAAGAAAAAGACTCAGGCGCTCTTTTGGTGGTTGCAGTTAAGGATAAAAAGCTTCGTATTGAAGTAGGTTACGGTCTTGAAGAAAATCTAACCGATTCCAGAAGCGGTCAAATAATCCGAAACTTTATCGCTCCTCAATTCCGTTCGGGTAATTACGGTGAAGGAATCTATGACGGAATTAAGGCCATGGCGGCTTATGCCTCAGAAGACGAAAGCCTATTAAAAGAAATCGCTGTCTCAGATGAAGATGATGAAGGCGGATTCCCACAAGCCTTATTGTTTTTTCTTTTTGTCTATCTTATGATTTCAAAATTTTCTCCTGGCGGGCTTTTTTGGATATTCTACTTGCTTTCCCGAAGCGGCAGAGCGGGGCGTTCTTTTAACGGAAGATCATCTTCAAGAGGTTCCTTTTTCGGCGGTTCGATGGGAAGATCGTCAGGCCGCGGTTTTTCGGGCGGAGGATTTTCAGGAGGAGGCGGCAGCTTCGGCGGAGGCGGTGCCTCGGGAGGTTGGTAG
- a CDS encoding patatin-like phospholipase family protein, whose amino-acid sequence MKWALVLSGGGAKGLAYIGMFKALEELEYPLPDCIVGCSIGAIIGGLYASGMTVDEMISFFSKNFELTDYLDVSHLGFGLTKLTRFLQIGASLNNLISHQGADSGERSLTLFKKLSCYQTFDQLKIPFYCNATDLCEGNEVVFDKGFLADAMRASYSYPGFFAPFNYNGKLFVDGCVKNNTPVWIAKEKGFKNILAVTLGTFKTINNDDLDSSISVLTRCLEVAAIRSDYSVCNTPTHILDIDTDTVSHDFSDPLSQIQMGYSITMNNKKELLEFFQKGLSGFLNRRRMTKKTAKRLKNEKVF is encoded by the coding sequence ATGAAATGGGCATTGGTTTTATCGGGCGGAGGCGCAAAGGGCCTTGCCTATATTGGAATGTTTAAAGCTCTTGAAGAATTGGAATATCCGCTTCCTGATTGTATTGTCGGATGTTCCATTGGAGCAATTATCGGCGGGCTCTATGCTTCAGGCATGACCGTAGATGAGATGATTTCTTTCTTTTCAAAAAATTTTGAATTGACCGATTATCTTGATGTATCGCATTTGGGTTTTGGGCTGACTAAGCTGACAAGGTTTTTACAAATAGGTGCAAGTTTAAACAATTTAATTTCTCATCAGGGAGCAGACTCCGGTGAAAGGAGCTTAACTCTTTTTAAAAAACTTTCCTGTTATCAAACCTTTGATCAGCTTAAGATTCCTTTCTATTGTAATGCAACCGATTTATGTGAAGGGAATGAAGTAGTTTTTGATAAGGGCTTTTTGGCTGATGCGATGAGAGCTTCATACTCCTATCCCGGTTTTTTTGCTCCGTTTAATTATAACGGAAAACTTTTTGTAGACGGTTGTGTAAAAAACAATACGCCTGTTTGGATTGCCAAGGAGAAAGGTTTTAAAAATATCTTGGCTGTAACGCTTGGGACTTTTAAGACGATAAATAATGATGATCTGGATTCTTCAATTTCAGTTTTAACAAGATGTTTGGAAGTGGCTGCGATAAGATCCGATTATAGTGTATGCAATACTCCAACCCATATCCTTGATATTGATACCGACACAGTTTCTCATGACTTTTCGGATCCGCTCTCACAAATTCAAATGGGATATTCCATAACTATGAATAATAAAAAAGAGCTTCTTGAATTTTTCCAAAAAGGACTTTCCGGCTTTTTGAACCGTAGGCGCATGACCAAAAAAACTGCTAAAAGGCTGAAAAATGAAAAAGTTTTTTAA
- a CDS encoding chloride channel protein, whose translation MKRAFFLILLFFFLQTVYSENTIYELGPKSEDIIVFTAARNQNNESTFSTELLENFAKELKELPLQISVIIAITDNDFPDLPESINIIESQNTKKLISKINESKSRLVFVLSDGPSDRAVLSVGAVKKTSPPWMLKDLQAILQKQNIPVGFKYNNIILYRLGIISDNMLAEYLKEDIPAIKISYGADIRPVLLSLINTYTQGISSEWDKHYNIKNFFGLRVISEKILVLLVIGVTLLGLFYIFIFSFLFDKRREKNIRDLLLLWRVPVFFFIISLFALYMGEYLTTLLFSIKFGFQDSIKFLPVTAILLKILFSIIIVSLFAYVNRYLKLPNNIFIYGYLASIACFFNIFIFSRVDLSLAIIVLEIYILSFFSYHFKRLFAQILFLILNILLLVYYFEDVLFIKDNLIDILFYANNTLAAMFILPYMLMFIRLFMQLKKERPGIKYMYHKIIGSITLITFVFIGLILTYPSFLHPKNKKEFVLYNIENGHQYISFISDIKNETEIIDDDNELYRLSDIKEEDFIKVQARTQNYLERIIGEVNINPLIKAAVIQVIISRSAGFPVYEANMDFKKSNEGKNAEFISPINLTEPFSIKFSGEKNAVLHVQILAWFYDNPLNPDFEFLNDNLKNKKIIFHVIKEFDLLPKAES comes from the coding sequence TTGAAAAGGGCTTTTTTTTTAATTTTATTATTTTTTTTCTTGCAGACTGTGTATTCCGAAAATACTATTTATGAGCTGGGACCTAAAAGTGAAGACATAATTGTTTTTACTGCTGCAAGGAACCAAAATAATGAGTCAACCTTTTCTACAGAACTTTTAGAAAATTTTGCAAAAGAGCTAAAGGAATTACCTCTCCAAATAAGTGTTATAATTGCAATTACCGATAATGATTTTCCTGATCTGCCTGAAAGTATCAATATAATAGAATCTCAAAACACAAAAAAACTTATTTCAAAAATAAATGAAAGTAAATCACGCCTTGTGTTCGTTTTATCGGATGGTCCTTCCGATAGAGCCGTATTAAGTGTAGGGGCTGTAAAAAAGACTTCACCTCCATGGATGTTAAAAGATTTACAGGCTATTTTACAAAAGCAGAATATTCCCGTCGGTTTTAAATATAATAATATTATCCTTTATCGTCTTGGTATCATCAGTGATAATATGTTGGCAGAGTATTTAAAAGAAGATATCCCTGCGATAAAAATATCTTATGGAGCCGATATACGCCCTGTTTTACTCTCTTTAATAAATACTTACACCCAAGGGATTTCATCGGAATGGGATAAACACTATAATATAAAAAATTTTTTTGGTCTTAGAGTTATAAGTGAAAAAATATTAGTGCTTTTAGTAATAGGAGTAACTTTATTAGGCCTTTTTTATATTTTTATATTCAGTTTCTTATTCGACAAAAGAAGAGAAAAGAATATAAGGGATCTTCTGTTGTTGTGGCGAGTTCCTGTTTTCTTTTTTATAATTAGTTTATTTGCCCTATACATGGGGGAATATCTTACAACCCTTTTATTTTCTATTAAATTCGGTTTTCAAGATTCTATTAAATTTCTGCCTGTCACGGCTATTTTATTAAAAATATTATTTTCCATTATAATAGTTTCTTTATTTGCATATGTAAACAGATATTTAAAACTGCCCAATAATATTTTTATCTATGGGTACTTGGCAAGTATCGCTTGTTTTTTTAATATATTTATTTTTTCGCGAGTAGATTTATCATTGGCAATTATAGTATTGGAAATTTATATTTTATCTTTTTTTTCTTATCATTTTAAAAGACTATTCGCTCAAATACTCTTCCTTATTTTAAATATCTTATTGTTGGTTTATTATTTTGAGGATGTGTTATTTATTAAAGACAATCTTATTGATATTTTATTTTATGCAAATAATACGTTGGCTGCAATGTTTATCCTCCCATATATGTTAATGTTTATACGGTTATTTATGCAGTTAAAAAAAGAACGGCCGGGGATAAAATATATGTACCACAAGATTATAGGATCAATAACATTGATTACCTTCGTTTTTATTGGTTTGATTTTAACTTATCCGTCATTTTTGCACCCGAAAAATAAAAAGGAATTTGTTTTATATAATATTGAAAATGGTCATCAATATATCTCTTTTATTTCCGATATAAAAAATGAAACCGAAATAATAGATGACGATAACGAGCTTTATCGATTATCAGATATTAAGGAAGAAGATTTTATAAAAGTTCAGGCCCGTACACAAAATTATCTTGAGCGTATTATAGGCGAAGTGAATATAAATCCGCTTATTAAAGCAGCAGTTATACAGGTTATTATAAGCCGCAGTGCCGGATTCCCGGTTTATGAAGCAAATATGGATTTTAAAAAATCAAATGAAGGAAAGAATGCGGAATTTATTTCGCCTATTAACTTGACGGAACCTTTTTCTATAAAATTTTCGGGAGAGAAAAATGCCGTATTGCATGTACAAATTCTTGCATGGTTTTATGACAATCCGCTAAATCCTGATTTTGAATTTTTAAACGATAATTTAAAGAATAAAAAAATCATTTTTCATGTTATAAAAGAATTTGATTTGCTGCCCAAAGCGGAGTCTTAA
- a CDS encoding N-acetylneuraminate synthase family protein, whose protein sequence is MCGKYGYFKLGSEIFSVENPLTIAEIGTSHNGSIQKAMNLIDAAAEAGAKAVKFQIVYADEILHPNTGYVDLPTGKIPLYDRFKSLELPISFYKELAEYSRSKKLLFSASPFGLRSAEELAALKPDFIKIASPELNYVQLLKYCAGFNIPMILSSGVSILKDIEKAVSFLRSENKDLPLALLHCITSYPAPEKEYNVSVIKNLSRIFGISCGVSDHSLDPILVPVLTLAAGGFIIEKHICLSRKEEGLDDPVALEPDMFKKMCSALNSFSKKTYDEIIEGLTKLNYSLELINEVIGSGEKKLSPAETKNYGRTNRSIHYLHDLKKGDVMTDKDIAVLRTEKILSPGEAPEMFDSFIGAVLQRAVKSGEGLLMEDFLTRK, encoded by the coding sequence ATGTGCGGGAAATACGGATACTTTAAACTCGGTTCGGAAATTTTTTCAGTAGAAAATCCTCTTACGATTGCCGAAATAGGAACAAGTCATAACGGATCTATTCAAAAAGCAATGAATTTAATAGATGCGGCTGCGGAAGCTGGAGCAAAGGCTGTAAAATTTCAAATTGTTTATGCCGATGAAATTCTTCATCCGAATACGGGCTATGTTGATTTGCCTACGGGAAAAATTCCTCTATATGATCGTTTTAAAAGTTTGGAACTTCCTATAAGTTTTTACAAAGAGCTTGCCGAATACAGCCGATCAAAAAAACTTTTGTTTTCGGCCAGCCCCTTCGGGCTTAGATCTGCTGAAGAACTTGCCGCATTAAAACCCGATTTTATAAAAATAGCTTCACCAGAACTTAATTATGTACAGCTTTTAAAATACTGCGCTGGTTTTAATATCCCTATGATTTTATCGAGCGGGGTTTCCATTTTAAAAGATATTGAAAAGGCTGTCAGTTTTTTACGTTCTGAAAATAAGGATTTGCCTCTGGCTTTGCTTCACTGTATTACATCTTATCCCGCACCCGAAAAGGAATACAATGTTTCGGTAATAAAAAACTTGAGCCGTATCTTCGGTATTTCATGCGGAGTAAGCGATCATTCTTTAGATCCGATTTTAGTTCCGGTCTTAACGCTCGCAGCAGGCGGTTTTATAATAGAAAAACATATCTGTCTTTCCCGTAAAGAAGAAGGCTTGGATGATCCTGTTGCTTTAGAACCTGATATGTTTAAAAAAATGTGCTCCGCCTTAAATTCCTTTTCTAAAAAAACTTATGATGAAATTATAGAGGGCTTAACAAAATTAAACTATTCCCTTGAGCTTATAAACGAAGTTATAGGATCGGGAGAAAAAAAATTGAGTCCGGCTGAAACTAAAAACTACGGCCGTACAAACAGATCTATTCATTATCTTCACGATTTAAAAAAGGGAGATGTAATGACCGATAAGGATATTGCCGTTTTAAGAACGGAAAAAATTTTATCGCCGGGGGAGGCTCCTGAGATGTTCGATAGTTTTATTGGAGCCGTTTTACAAAGAGCCGTTAAGTCCGGTGAAGGCTTATTAATGGAAGATTTTCTTACAAGGAAATAA
- a CDS encoding glycerophosphodiester phosphodiesterase, producing the protein MSKVLNFAHRGFRSKYPENTMLAFSKAADLGVDGIEFDVHLSSDGVPVIIHDESLDRTCNASGLVKDFSFADLKKINAAANFKSSEAASGIKHLDEKIPSLEEYFDFIKNKDIISNIELKTGVFEYPGIEEKVYALLKKYNLQDKCIISSFNHESVLRMKKIDSSLVCGFLVDSWDLHPAAYLKKYGVECYHPPAYRLTKEFVDELHNEDLRVNAWFGSIQTDYTQVLSTGLDSIITDYPDKIAALL; encoded by the coding sequence ATGAGTAAGGTTCTTAATTTTGCTCACAGAGGTTTCAGAAGTAAGTATCCCGAAAACACGATGCTTGCTTTTTCTAAAGCAGCGGACTTGGGTGTTGACGGTATAGAGTTTGATGTTCATCTTTCTTCCGACGGTGTACCCGTTATTATTCATGATGAATCATTGGATAGAACCTGTAATGCTTCAGGTCTTGTAAAAGATTTTTCCTTTGCAGATTTAAAAAAGATAAATGCCGCAGCAAATTTTAAAAGTTCGGAAGCTGCAAGCGGAATAAAACATTTGGATGAAAAGATTCCTTCTCTTGAAGAGTATTTTGATTTTATAAAGAATAAGGATATTATTTCCAACATCGAATTAAAGACAGGTGTCTTTGAATATCCTGGAATAGAAGAAAAGGTATATGCTCTTTTAAAGAAATATAATCTGCAAGACAAATGTATAATTTCTTCTTTTAATCATGAAAGTGTTTTGAGAATGAAAAAGATAGATTCTTCTCTTGTATGCGGCTTTTTGGTTGATTCTTGGGATTTGCACCCGGCCGCGTATTTAAAGAAGTACGGCGTAGAATGTTATCATCCCCCTGCATATAGGCTTACAAAAGAATTCGTAGATGAGCTTCATAATGAAGATCTTAGGGTCAATGCTTGGTTCGGCTCAATCCAAACGGACTATACCCAAGTTTTAAGCACAGGTTTGGATTCGATTATAACGGACTATCCCGATAAGATTGCCGCTTTATTATAA
- a CDS encoding NusG domain II-containing protein: MKKFFKRIRLLDVIILAVIIVFITSTALFIYSADSSTLYLSVRTPKGDWIYPMDTDISFVVEGETGPVSIRIENNEAFVVSSTCSNKTCITAPKLKNHGDWNACLPNKVFLSVEKK; encoded by the coding sequence ATGAAAAAGTTTTTTAAAAGAATTAGGCTTCTTGATGTTATAATACTTGCTGTAATTATTGTATTTATAACTTCGACAGCTCTTTTTATATATTCGGCAGACAGCTCTACTCTTTATCTATCGGTGCGGACACCAAAAGGAGATTGGATATACCCTATGGATACGGATATATCTTTTGTTGTTGAGGGTGAAACAGGGCCTGTAAGTATAAGAATTGAAAACAATGAAGCCTTTGTTGTCAGCTCAACTTGCTCGAATAAAACCTGTATAACGGCTCCGAAATTAAAAAATCACGGTGATTGGAATGCCTGCCTGCCGAATAAGGTATTTTTATCCGTCGAGAAAAAATAA
- a CDS encoding leucine-rich repeat domain-containing protein, whose protein sequence is MKKIVIEDKNILSAPLVKNGISIVLPLGKKEIKIKAITDDKSKIQVEGCAEKEISNDEEIILHPEKNIVIFTGKITEFYCGNNEIQALNTQGCTSLTFLNCNQNKLKELDLRKNLFLTKLFLEFNEFETIDLSKNKKLLWLSFRTNNLIKLDLSKNTALTELGCDENQLTELDVSKNTALTKLYCSQNHLTELDVSKNIALTELYAWGNPLSKIDVSKNIALTELYCNENKLTKLDVSKNIALTELYCYKNEINELNLNENKKLEILKCNKNKLEFLDVSKNKELERLSCSENQLTELDLSKNKALAELYCWKNQLSCIDISENSALIKLDCSENQLAEVDVSKNKALTELYCWENQLSCINISENSALIKLDCSENQLKKLNVNKNKVLTELGCCGNQLTALDISKNIALTELYCYKNEINELNLNENKKLEILECNKNKLEFLDVSKNKNLKRLFCIENPIYKLDVSKNIALTELYCWENQLSCIDISENSALIKLDCSENQFTKLDVSENIALTELYCDANQLTEVDVSKNMSLIKLCCIQNQLTSLDICKNIALTELYCSQNKLKELDVSKNKSLTELICWDNQLTELDVSKNLVLTKLYCNQNQVTSLDVSKNKSLTELGCWDNQLTELDVSENIDLLKLGCSQNQLTLLDVRKNIALTELGCHENQLTELDISKNTDLLKLYCTKNKLSKLDVSKNKSLTELICWDNQLTELDVSKNIALTELYCGQNQLTKLDISKNKHLTKLNCVQNQLTKLSVSKNKKLEILRCGENKIKNLNISNLISLTEFWCENNLLNSLNLCENVRLKELVCSDNKIEELIICNNIDLIHLACFNNRLKELDLTSNMNLLIIGCNENQLTELDIGKNEALITLYCHENKLTKLDVSKNLNLIELYCDENQLTELDVSKNEALTKLYCHGNKLTKLDVSKNLNLIELYCDENKLTSLDISKNKVLTELSYSRTGLDRLNIKNNKFLNLVFCYANGIRGSKMDALISSLPDVSVNKETNRNSAFNEADAVSSAELKGSLIIKNSAKPSSENENLCTTEQVKSANLKGWNVYDCNCSYMHEKEKWTLYEDV, encoded by the coding sequence ATGAAGAAAATCGTAATTGAAGATAAAAATATCTTATCTGCTCCTTTAGTTAAAAACGGGATTTCTATTGTTTTACCATTAGGTAAAAAAGAAATAAAAATTAAGGCAATAACAGACGATAAAAGTAAAATACAGGTAGAAGGCTGTGCCGAAAAAGAAATATCAAATGATGAAGAAATCATTTTACATCCCGAAAAAAATATAGTCATATTTACAGGTAAAATAACCGAATTTTATTGTGGAAATAATGAAATCCAAGCCCTAAATACCCAAGGCTGTACTTCTTTAACTTTTTTGAACTGTAATCAAAATAAACTTAAAGAGCTTGATTTAAGAAAAAATTTATTTTTAACTAAGCTTTTTTTGGAGTTTAATGAATTTGAAACCATCGATTTAAGTAAAAATAAAAAACTGCTTTGGTTAAGTTTTAGAACAAATAATCTTATAAAGCTTGATCTAAGTAAAAATACTGCATTGACTGAGTTAGGCTGTGATGAAAATCAGCTTACGGAACTTGATGTAAGTAAAAATACTGCTCTAACAAAATTATATTGCAGCCAAAATCACCTCACAGAACTTGATGTAAGTAAAAATATTGCTTTGACTGAATTATACGCTTGGGGTAACCCGCTTAGCAAGATTGATGTAAGTAAAAATATAGCTTTAACTGAATTATATTGCAATGAAAATAAACTTACTAAACTTGATGTAAGCAAAAATATTGCATTGACTGAATTGTATTGCTATAAAAATGAAATAAACGAACTTAACTTAAATGAAAATAAAAAATTAGAAATCTTAAAATGTAATAAAAATAAGCTTGAATTTCTTGATGTAAGTAAAAATAAAGAGTTAGAAAGATTATCTTGTAGTGAAAATCAGCTGACAGAACTTGACCTAAGTAAAAATAAAGCTTTGGCTGAATTATACTGTTGGAAAAATCAACTAAGCTGTATTGATATAAGTGAAAATTCAGCTTTAATCAAATTGGATTGTAGTGAAAATCAGCTGGCTGAAGTGGATGTGAGCAAAAATAAAGCTTTGACTGAATTGTACTGTTGGGAAAATCAACTTAGCTGTATTAATATAAGTGAAAATTCAGCTTTAATTAAATTGGATTGCAGTGAAAATCAATTGAAGAAGCTTAATGTAAATAAAAATAAGGTATTGACTGAATTAGGTTGTTGTGGTAATCAGCTTACTGCGCTTGATATAAGCAAAAATATTGCATTGACTGAATTATACTGCTATAAAAATGAAATAAACGAGCTTAATTTAAATGAAAATAAAAAATTAGAAATCTTAGAATGTAATAAAAATAAACTTGAATTTCTTGATGTAAGTAAGAATAAAAACTTAAAGAGATTATTTTGTATTGAAAATCCTATTTACAAGTTGGATGTAAGTAAAAATATTGCTTTGACTGAATTATATTGTTGGGAAAATCAACTTAGCTGTATTGATATAAGTGAAAATTCAGCTTTAATTAAATTGGATTGCAGTGAAAATCAATTTACCAAACTTGATGTAAGTGAAAATATAGCTTTAACTGAATTATACTGTGATGCAAATCAGCTGACTGAAGTGGATGTAAGTAAAAATATGTCTCTGATAAAATTATGTTGCATTCAAAATCAACTTACAAGTCTTGATATATGCAAAAATATAGCTCTAACTGAATTATATTGCAGTCAAAATAAACTTAAAGAGCTTGATGTAAGCAAAAATAAATCTCTGACCGAATTAATTTGTTGGGATAATCAGCTCACGGAACTTGATGTAAGTAAAAATCTGGTTTTGACTAAATTATATTGTAATCAAAATCAAGTTACGAGTCTTGATGTAAGCAAAAATAAATCCCTGACAGAATTAGGTTGTTGGGATAATCAGCTCACAGAACTTGATGTAAGTGAAAATATCGATTTACTAAAATTGGGTTGTAGTCAAAATCAGCTTACCTTACTTGATGTAAGGAAAAATATTGCATTGACTGAATTAGGATGTCATGAAAATCAGCTGACTGAACTGGATATAAGTAAAAATACTGATTTATTAAAATTGTATTGTACCAAAAATAAGTTAAGTAAGCTTGATGTAAGCAAAAATAAATCTCTGACCGAATTAATTTGTTGGGATAATCAGCTCACAGAACTTGATGTAAGTAAAAATATAGCTTTAACTGAATTATATTGCGGTCAAAATCAGCTTACTAAGCTTGATATAAGCAAAAATAAACATCTAACTAAACTAAATTGTGTGCAAAATCAATTAACTAAACTTAGTGTAAGTAAAAATAAGAAATTAGAAATTTTACGTTGTGGTGAAAATAAAATAAAAAACTTAAATATTTCTAATTTAATTTCTTTGACTGAATTTTGGTGTGAGAATAACTTATTAAATTCTCTTAATTTATGTGAGAATGTAAGGTTAAAAGAATTAGTCTGTAGTGATAATAAAATAGAAGAGCTTATAATTTGTAATAATATAGATTTAATTCATTTAGCTTGTTTTAACAATAGATTGAAAGAACTAGATCTAACAAGTAATATGAACTTGCTGATCATCGGTTGCAATGAAAATCAGCTTACCGAACTTGATATAGGCAAAAATGAAGCTTTAATAACATTATATTGTCATGAAAATAAACTTACAAAACTGGATGTAAGTAAAAATCTGAATTTAATTGAATTATATTGTGATGAAAATCAGCTTACCGAACTTGATGTAAGCAAAAACGAGGCTTTAACTAAATTGTATTGTCATGGAAATAAACTTACAAAACTTGATGTAAGTAAAAATCTGAATTTAATTGAATTATATTGTGATGAAAATAAGCTTACAAGTCTTGATATAAGTAAAAATAAGGTTTTAACGGAATTATCTTACAGCCGTACGGGACTTGATAGGCTTAATATAAAAAATAATAAGTTTTTGAATCTTGTTTTTTGCTATGCTAACGGCATAAGAGGCAGTAAAATGGATGCCCTTATTTCATCCTTACCCGATGTTTCGGTAAACAAAGAGACAAACCGAAACTCGGCATTTAACGAGGCAGATGCAGTTTCGTCTGCCGAACTTAAAGGCTCGCTTATAATCAAAAACAGTGCTAAGCCTTCTTCCGAAAATGAAAACCTATGTACAACGGAGCAGGTAAAATCCGCAAATCTAAAAGGCTGGAATGTTTATGACTGCAATTGCTCATACATGCATGAAAAGGAAAAATGGACTTTATATGAAGATGTCTGA
- a CDS encoding J domain-containing protein, whose product MSKNYYNDMGNILRDALTSDDDPFEAAAQRSTGRYRTIGGRMERRPPPKVNKEALRIPVPPELIEDFAVLNVLSGVPLDECKRSWKRLIKKHHPDVQSSPAKQAEANMIIRRINNSYRKIETWFKTGKILSEKDLNS is encoded by the coding sequence ATGAGTAAAAACTATTATAATGATATGGGGAATATTTTACGGGATGCTCTTACCTCTGATGACGATCCTTTTGAAGCGGCTGCTCAAAGATCAACCGGACGCTACCGTACAATTGGAGGACGGATGGAGAGGCGGCCGCCGCCTAAAGTAAATAAAGAGGCTTTAAGAATTCCTGTTCCTCCTGAACTTATAGAAGATTTTGCCGTTTTAAATGTTTTATCGGGAGTGCCTCTTGATGAATGTAAAAGATCATGGAAGCGTTTAATAAAAAAGCATCATCCTGATGTTCAAAGCTCGCCTGCAAAGCAGGCTGAAGCAAATATGATAATAAGACGCATAAATAATTCTTATCGTAAAATAGAAACTTGGTTTAAGACAGGAAAGATTTTATCCGAAAAAGACTTAAACTCATAA